From the genome of Papaver somniferum cultivar HN1 chromosome 2, ASM357369v1, whole genome shotgun sequence, one region includes:
- the LOC113354080 gene encoding palmitoyl-acyl carrier protein thioesterase, chloroplastic-like: protein MAGTIIAALSACSPANHSLRTTLVTKISGGSDNVIPLGMKSNTKPSFRGLRVTAKTQAPEKINDCVYRGNFTIRSFEIGPNRMATIGTFLNHLQESAANHIKDIGLMGDGFNSTPEMSKRNLIWVVAKMQVIVDRYPSWGDVVEIDTWFGGAPTMNGFAIHWLLRDANTGETLAQANSVWIMMNKNTRKLSRIPEEVRDEITPHIKDYRVWDDIKLSKLHDNEADSVQTGVIARWSDLDVNHHVNFAKYVGWILENSPIPILKSQELCDLSLEFRNECGVGDELKSLTRVVETDGHTECQHMLQFESGGEVMRGRTKWRPAKQTNAENLRSLT from the exons ATGGCTGGTACCATTATTGCGGCCTTATCAGCATGCTCTCCTGCTAACCATTCACTAAGAACAACATTGGTGACAAAGATTAGTGGAGGATCAGACAACGTGATTCCTCTTGGCATGAAATCAAACACGAAACCGTCTTTTAGGGGGTTGAGGGTTACAGCAAAGACCCAAGCACCTGAAAAGATCAATGATTGCGTTTATCGGGGAAACTTCACAATCAGATCGTTCGAGATTGGCCCTAATCGGATGGCAACTATAGGAACATTCTTGAATCATTTACAG GAATCAGCTGCTAACCATATTAAGGATATTGGGCTGATGGGTGATGGATTTAATTCGACGCCAGAGATGAGTAAAAGAAATCTAATATGGGTTGTTGCTAAGATGCAGGTTATCGTAGATCGCTATCCTTCTTG GGGTGATGTTGTTGAAATAGATACCTGGTTTGGTGGTGCGCCTACAATGAATGGTTTCGCTATCCATTGGCTTCTTCGTGATGCCAATACTGGTGAAACTCTCGCTCAAGCTAATAG TGTGTGGATTATGATgaataaaaacacaagaaaattgTCTAGAATACCAGAGGAAGTTAGAGATGAAATAACACCTCATATAAAGGATTACCGTGTCTGGGATGACATCAAACTGTCAAAGCTTCATGACAACGAAGCTGACTCCGTACAAACTGGTGTAATT GCACGCTGGAGTGACTTAGATGTTAACCACCATGTGAATTTTGCCAAGTACGTTGGATGGATTCTCGAG AATTCTCCTATTCCGATCTTAAAAAGCCAAGAGCTTTGTGACCTATCTCTAGAGTTTAGAAATGAATGTGGAGTTGGTGATGAGCTAAAGTCTTTGACAAGAGTCGTTGAAACTGATGGTCATACTGAATGTCAGCACATGCTTCAATTTGAGAGCGGAGGGGAGGTTATGAGGGGGAGAACTAAATGGAGGCCAGCTAAACAAACCAATGCAGAAAATCTCCGAAGTCTGACTTAA